The following are from one region of the Ochotona princeps isolate mOchPri1 chromosome 15, mOchPri1.hap1, whole genome shotgun sequence genome:
- the RAB5B gene encoding ras-related protein Rab-5B, translated as MTSRSTARPNGQPQASKICQFKLVLLGESAVGKSSLVLRFVKGQFHEYQESTIGAAFLTQSVCLDDTTVKFEIWDTAGQERYHSLAPMYYRGAQAAIVVYDITNQETFARAKTWVKELQRQASPSIVIALAGNKADLANKRMVEYEEAQAYADDNSLLFMETSAKTAMNVNDLFLAIAKKLPKSEPQNLGGAAGRSRGVDLHEQSQQNKSQCCSN; from the exons ATGACTAGCAGGAGCACAGCCAGGCCCAATGGGCAACCTCAGGCCAGCAAAATATGCCAGTTCAAATTGGTCCTGCTTGGGGAGTCTGCAGTGGGAAAATCTAGTCTGGTATTACGTTTTGTCAAAGGGCAATTCCATGAATACCAGGAGAGTACCATTGGAG CGGCCTTCCTCACCCAGTCTGTCTGTCTAGATGACACAACAGTCAAGTTTGAGATCTGGGACACAGCTGGGCAGGAGCGATACCACAGCTTAGCCCCCATGTACTACAGGGGCGCTCAAGCTGCTATCGTGGTTTATGACATTACTAATCAG GAAACATTTGCCCGAGCAAAGACGTGGGTAAAAGAACTGCAGAGGCAGGCCAGTCCCAGCATCGTTATTGCCCTAGCGGGGAACAAAGCTGACCTGGCTAACAAGCGCATGGTGGAATATGAA GAGGCCCAGGCGTATGCAGATGACAACAGCCTATTGTTTATGGAGACTTCGGCCAAGACAGCCATGAACGTGAACGATCTCTTCCTGGCAATAG CTAAGAAGTTGCCAAAGAGTGAACCTCAGAATCTGGGTGGTGCAGCAGGCCGAAGCCGGGGTGTGGATCTCCATGAGCAGTCCCAGCAGAACAAGAGCCAGTGTTGTAGCAACTGA
- the SUOX gene encoding sulfite oxidase, mitochondrial isoform X1 has product MLPLLLPRAVLSGLRGACRSSPSWLCTRACSTNDSFQPQGPNLSNSGDCSSTKGWRVLGSLLGLGAALAYHSHRCRQAAQKESPHIYTKEEVCSHNRPETGVWVTFGGEVFDVTEFVELHPGGPSKLMLAAGGPLEPFWALYAAHNQPHVRELLAQYKIGELDPKDNTPSTLDTSDPYANDPVRHPALKVNSQRPFNAEPPPELLTENYITPNSIFFTRNHLPVPNVDPDTYRLHVVGAPGSDSLSLSLDDLRKFPKHEVTVTLQCAGNRRSEMSQVKEVKGLEWRIGAISTARWAGARLCDVLLQAGHQRGDTETHVCFEGLDSDPSGTAYGASIPLARALDPDAEVLLAYEMNGQPLPRDHGFPVRVVVPGVVGARQVKWLGRVSVEPQESPSHWQRRDYKGFSPSVDWDTVDFDSAPSIQELPVQSAITEPLDGETIQSGEVTVKGYAWSGGGRAVIRVDVSLDGGLTWQAAELHGEEQCPRKAWAWRLWQLQAPVPAGQKELNIVCKAVDDSYNVQPDTVAPIWNLRGVLSNAWHHVRVQVAP; this is encoded by the exons atgctgccgctgctgctaccCAGGGCCGTGCTCTCAGGACTCCGTGGGGCCTGCAG GTCAAGCCCCTCCTGGCTCTGCACTCGGGCCTGCTCTACAAATGACTCCTTTCAGCCCCAGGGTCCCAACCTCAGCAATTCTGGTGACTGTTCCAGCACCAAGGGATGGAGAGTCCTGGGGTCCCTTCTTGGCCTCGGGGCAGCATTGGCCTATCATAGCCATCGTTGTAGG CAGGCTGCCCAGAAAGAGTCACCACACATCTACACTAAGGAAGAAGTCTGTTCCCATAACAGACCCGAGACTGGGGTCTGGGTGACATTTGGCGGTGAGGTCTTCGATGTCACCGAATTTGTGGAACTGCACCCAGGGGGGCCATCAAAGCTGATGCTTGCGGCAGGGGGTCCCCTAGAGCCATTCTGGGCCCTCTATGCAGCTCACAACCAGCCCCATGTGCGGGAGCTACTGGCTCAGTACAAGATTGGGGAGCTGGACCCCAAAGACAACACACCCTCTACCTTAGACACATCTGACCCTTACGCCAACGATCCTGTCCGGCATCCAGCCCTTAAGGTCAACAGCCAGCGTCCTTTCAATGCGGAGCCACCCCCTGAGCTGCTAACAGAAAACTATATCACACCCAACTCCATCTTCTTCACCCGGAACCATCTGCCTGTCCCTAACGTGGACCCAGACACCTACCGCCTGCATGTCGTTGGGGCCCCGGGGAGTgactccctgtctctgtctctggatGACTTACGTAAGTTTCCCAAACATGAGGTCACGGTCACACTGCAGTGTGCTGGCAACCGGCGCTCTGAGATGTCCCAGGTCAAAGAAGTTAAAGGACTGGAATGGAGGATAGGGGCCATCAGTACCGCCCGCTGGGCCGGGGCTCGGCTCTGTGACGTGTTGCTCCAGGCCGGCCACCAGCGTGGTGACACTGAAACCCATGTCTGCTTCGAAGgactggactcagaccccagtGGGACTGCCTATGGAGCATCCATCCCCCTAGCTCGGGCCCTGGACCCTGATGCTGAGGTCCTGCTTGCCTACGAGATGAATGGGCAGCCCCTGCCTCGTGACCATGGCTTCCCTGTAAGGGTGGTGGTTCCTGGTGTGGTGGGAGCCCGCCAAGTCAAGTGGCTGGGCAGAGTGAGCGTGGAGCCACAGGAAAGTCCCAGCCACTGGCAGCGGCGCGATTACAAGGGCTTCTCCCCATCCGTGGACTGGGATACAGTGGATTTCGACTCTGCTCCATCTATTCAGGAACTGCCTGTCCAGTCGGCCATCACGGAGCCCCTAGACGGGGAGACCATTCAGTCAGGAGAGGTGACGGTCAAGGGCTATGCCTGGAGTGGTGGCGGCAGAGCTGTGATCCGGGTGGACGTGTCTCTGGATGGTGGCCTCACCTGGCAGGCAGCTGAGCTGCATGGCGAGGAGCAGTGCCCCAGGAAGGCGTGGGCCTGGCGTCTGTGGCAGCTACAGGCCCCTGTGCCAGCTGGGCAGAAGGAACTGAACATTGTCTGCAAGGCTGTGGATGACAGCTACAATGTACAGCCAGACACGGTGGCGCCCATCTGGAACCTTCGAGGTGTGCTCAGCAATGCCTGGCACCATGTTAGGGTCCAGGTTGCCCCTTGA
- the SUOX gene encoding sulfite oxidase, mitochondrial isoform X2 has translation MLPLLLPRAVLSGLRGACRSSPSWLCTRACSTNDSFQPQGPNLSNSGDCSSTKGWRVLGSLLGLGAALAYHSHRCRAAQKESPHIYTKEEVCSHNRPETGVWVTFGGEVFDVTEFVELHPGGPSKLMLAAGGPLEPFWALYAAHNQPHVRELLAQYKIGELDPKDNTPSTLDTSDPYANDPVRHPALKVNSQRPFNAEPPPELLTENYITPNSIFFTRNHLPVPNVDPDTYRLHVVGAPGSDSLSLSLDDLRKFPKHEVTVTLQCAGNRRSEMSQVKEVKGLEWRIGAISTARWAGARLCDVLLQAGHQRGDTETHVCFEGLDSDPSGTAYGASIPLARALDPDAEVLLAYEMNGQPLPRDHGFPVRVVVPGVVGARQVKWLGRVSVEPQESPSHWQRRDYKGFSPSVDWDTVDFDSAPSIQELPVQSAITEPLDGETIQSGEVTVKGYAWSGGGRAVIRVDVSLDGGLTWQAAELHGEEQCPRKAWAWRLWQLQAPVPAGQKELNIVCKAVDDSYNVQPDTVAPIWNLRGVLSNAWHHVRVQVAP, from the exons atgctgccgctgctgctaccCAGGGCCGTGCTCTCAGGACTCCGTGGGGCCTGCAG GTCAAGCCCCTCCTGGCTCTGCACTCGGGCCTGCTCTACAAATGACTCCTTTCAGCCCCAGGGTCCCAACCTCAGCAATTCTGGTGACTGTTCCAGCACCAAGGGATGGAGAGTCCTGGGGTCCCTTCTTGGCCTCGGGGCAGCATTGGCCTATCATAGCCATCGTTGTAGG GCTGCCCAGAAAGAGTCACCACACATCTACACTAAGGAAGAAGTCTGTTCCCATAACAGACCCGAGACTGGGGTCTGGGTGACATTTGGCGGTGAGGTCTTCGATGTCACCGAATTTGTGGAACTGCACCCAGGGGGGCCATCAAAGCTGATGCTTGCGGCAGGGGGTCCCCTAGAGCCATTCTGGGCCCTCTATGCAGCTCACAACCAGCCCCATGTGCGGGAGCTACTGGCTCAGTACAAGATTGGGGAGCTGGACCCCAAAGACAACACACCCTCTACCTTAGACACATCTGACCCTTACGCCAACGATCCTGTCCGGCATCCAGCCCTTAAGGTCAACAGCCAGCGTCCTTTCAATGCGGAGCCACCCCCTGAGCTGCTAACAGAAAACTATATCACACCCAACTCCATCTTCTTCACCCGGAACCATCTGCCTGTCCCTAACGTGGACCCAGACACCTACCGCCTGCATGTCGTTGGGGCCCCGGGGAGTgactccctgtctctgtctctggatGACTTACGTAAGTTTCCCAAACATGAGGTCACGGTCACACTGCAGTGTGCTGGCAACCGGCGCTCTGAGATGTCCCAGGTCAAAGAAGTTAAAGGACTGGAATGGAGGATAGGGGCCATCAGTACCGCCCGCTGGGCCGGGGCTCGGCTCTGTGACGTGTTGCTCCAGGCCGGCCACCAGCGTGGTGACACTGAAACCCATGTCTGCTTCGAAGgactggactcagaccccagtGGGACTGCCTATGGAGCATCCATCCCCCTAGCTCGGGCCCTGGACCCTGATGCTGAGGTCCTGCTTGCCTACGAGATGAATGGGCAGCCCCTGCCTCGTGACCATGGCTTCCCTGTAAGGGTGGTGGTTCCTGGTGTGGTGGGAGCCCGCCAAGTCAAGTGGCTGGGCAGAGTGAGCGTGGAGCCACAGGAAAGTCCCAGCCACTGGCAGCGGCGCGATTACAAGGGCTTCTCCCCATCCGTGGACTGGGATACAGTGGATTTCGACTCTGCTCCATCTATTCAGGAACTGCCTGTCCAGTCGGCCATCACGGAGCCCCTAGACGGGGAGACCATTCAGTCAGGAGAGGTGACGGTCAAGGGCTATGCCTGGAGTGGTGGCGGCAGAGCTGTGATCCGGGTGGACGTGTCTCTGGATGGTGGCCTCACCTGGCAGGCAGCTGAGCTGCATGGCGAGGAGCAGTGCCCCAGGAAGGCGTGGGCCTGGCGTCTGTGGCAGCTACAGGCCCCTGTGCCAGCTGGGCAGAAGGAACTGAACATTGTCTGCAAGGCTGTGGATGACAGCTACAATGTACAGCCAGACACGGTGGCGCCCATCTGGAACCTTCGAGGTGTGCTCAGCAATGCCTGGCACCATGTTAGGGTCCAGGTTGCCCCTTGA